GATGAAGAAAGGTGGGTGAGTTCAGTTGAGTTGTGTATTTATAGAGCGAGTCCTTCAGTGCCTGCAGGGAGTGTTTATGGCGTGTAACCACAACAGAACAGGGACTGCCTTTTGTGGCCACAACTCCACTCCAAATATTGCCAGGCCCAAAGCCAAAGAGCTGAAGGAGCTGTCTACTGTACATCATAAATCTCAGCCCTCACTCAGAATAGCTAAGGCTGCGTCACTGTGCACATGTGTAAAGGGATTTTACACAGCTAGGTGAGCTGTTTCTCAGAGTGATTTGAGAGGCTCTAGGATGACTGCCACCTGTCCCCAAATCTCAAGTACTTCTCTCAGTCCTTCCCTCCTCTCACTGCCAGGTACATTGCTGACGCCCTGAATTCCTCCACCACAGACACATTTGCTTTGATACCTCAACCTGGGTACCTATTTTGAGTGCAAGGGTTCCTCAGAAATATAACTTCCCAGGTTGAATTAATTAGATGCCTTAAGAAGAGGTAGTAAAATGGGACTATCATGATGTCCATCATTTACTCTCAAGTATTTCAGCACAGAGAATATAATATATTAGGCATGTATTCGTAAATTCAAGCTACCTCCTAAGGGCAATCAGTAATTTATCAGGAATCCAGACTCTAGAGGTAGTCATCTAACAACTAGGCCAAAACCAAAAATCATTACTCTGGAAACATCTTCTACAGTCATTTCATTTGTCTTAATTTCTAATCAAACCCAGAAACCTTGCTGGTCAGTATAATAAACATTGGAAATGAGCTTTGGTGGTTGTCATTAGTATCTTACTAATTAGCATACAAATGTCAAAAATGAACCATCACGGGTAACACTGCTTGTATTCAAAATACACGGAGTAGCTAAAATGGTTTAGATACTCCTACCCTTGAACGAGGAGGGCAGAAGGACATAAGAATGTTGCCTAAGGTTTTATTCCTAAATAGTCCTGCGTTCAGCTAAGAGTTAGGAGGTTTCTCTTTGCATGATACAGACCCTAAGTTAactgaatctttttattttcttgtggtaaaatatatataacataaaatttgctgtTCTTAAGCAGTTGCATGAAGTATATTCATATTGTTACATAAACATCGTCAGAACTTTTCCACCATCCCAAACTGAAATTCTCTGTTcgttaaacaataactccccattctcTCCTCCCCTTACCCCTGGTCACCACTGCTCTACTTTTTGTCTCCATGAATTTAACTATGAATTTTCCCTTTTGACGGGCCTATTTCACTTAGcgtgatgttttcaaggttcatccaagtTGTAGCTGGTGTCAGGATTTCATCCCTTTTAAAGGCTGGCTGACATTTCATATAAACACACATGTTGTTTATCCAtggatggacatttgagttgtttctaccttttggctatcaGGAGTAACGTTGCTATAGACATGTGTGAACAAGCATCTATTTGAGTCCTCGAATTCAATTCTTTGTGTGTAGACTCAGAATTAGATATAGAATGTACCATTGCTGGATCAGATGGTAATTCTATATTGAATATTTAGGTGAACCTTATTCTTCTCTCCACACTGGTTGCACcgtttacatttccaccagctaGGCACAAGGGTTCcggtttctccacatcctcaccaatgcTTGCCGTCTTATTTTTGGACAATAACTTCCCAAATGTGTGAGGTGGTAAAGGTAACTCAATCTTACTTTTAGAATATAGTCACCCTGCCTTGAACGAAGCTTTTCTACAAGGTGTGATGGAGACATCTCAAAAGAGAGTAAGCTAGGAGCTACCTGAGCTCACAAAGGTGATGGGTCTGATCTTAAGCCTTCTCGCTCGTTGGTTGTATGGCAGAATTTGTTCTGGGACTTGCTTTCCTTAAAACCTGGGAGCTAGATTATGGGGAGGAATGAACCATCATCTGCCTCTAACTAATAAGATAAAAAGAACCTAAGGGTTTTTAAACTGGCTAAGGTGTGTTTTCACTGATGGGGGGTGGTGGTAGTGTTTCTCTGGAATAAATTCCCCTTCCATCATGATTTTCCCCAAAGATGGCACCATTCTTCCCAATGACTAACCCAGCATAATTCTCCAACCATTAAGCTTCCTACAGCCCATGGGAGACATAGGTCACTCCCCAGTAGGATTAGACATTATTCCACGTTCCACAattcagcccagcccagcccttctCAGGCCCTCTGGCTGTCACACATACCTGTCTACTGTGGCCAGGGTTGGGGCCCCACGAGCAAGGTGTTGTCCAAGCACATGACTGAACACCTTTTTGCTTTCACTCGCTTGGCAGTAGGTGCTCCAGAAAGTTCCACTCAGAAGGATCACGAACCCCAGAGACAGAAGCATGTAGGCTGGGATGAGTTTCTCCTGATGGTTCAACATGGAGACAGAGGAAATGAAGGCGGCTCCCAGGCAGACCATCAGGAAACCTGTCAGAagggcaagagtgcagagaatGAGGCCAGTTCTGTTCTGCATCCTTGCTCCCCGGGAACCCAGCACCCTGACCGTGCCACTGTGCTCAGGAGAATGAGCTCATTAGCTAGCTTGCAGCTTCATATGCTCTGGGACCAACTGGCCTTTGGACAATTAAATGAAGCAGGCACTTAGTAGCTATTCATTAACCATTGGAAGCAACTGTAATATCCTTGGAGGACTGGCCTAAAAACATAGCATTGTGTATT
This region of Nycticebus coucang isolate mNycCou1 chromosome 2, mNycCou1.pri, whole genome shotgun sequence genomic DNA includes:
- the TMEM252 gene encoding transmembrane protein 252; translation: MQNRTGLILCTLALLTGFLMVCLGAAFISSVSMLNHQEKLIPAYMLLSLGFVILLSGTFWSTYCQASESKKVFSHVLGQHLARGAPTLATVDRPDFYPPAYEESLGAEKQTCSVEGEASGIPPPLYTETGLEFQNENDAYPEAPPSYAECKICSQPGGCSDIKEC